GATCTGTTCATCCCGGTCGGCCGGGCCCGATGGCCGGGCTGCCAGCGGTGGGCCCTGATGGATGAGACCGTCTATCCGGTCTGCAGCCCCAAGTACGCCGACTCGATCGGCAAGCGTCCCTGGAGCCTCGCTGTCCTGATGGGAGCGGAGCTGCTGACCCTGCAGGAACGCCACCGGTCGCGCATGCGCTGGTCGGAGTGGTTCCGGGCCGTAGGCATTGGCGTCCCCGAGGGAATGGGGGAGGAGATCACAAACGACTACACCGTCCTGCTGCACGCCGCCATGGAGGGCCAGGGGGTGGGCCTCGGCTGGCACCACCTGGTGGACGACATGGTGGTACGGGGGATGCTCGTCCGACCGGTACTCGAGTCCGTGACCACCGACGAGCCGATGTGGTTGAACGCCCCCGCCGGACGGACGCTGACCTCGGCTACCGAGGCCCTCCGGGACTGGCTTGTCGCCCACGCCTGAGTGCCCGGGCGTGGAGCCCCGGGCCGTATCCGTACCCCGTCGGCCGAGCAGCCTAGGGTGGGTCGATGCCCGAGCTCCATGTCGTCGACCACCCGTTGGTCGCCCACAAGCTGACCCAGATGCGCCGGGACACCACCTCCAGCGAGCGGTTTCGACGGCTCCTTACCGAGACCAGCCTGCTGCTGACCTACGAGGTGACCCGGGAGCTGGCGCTGCGCGACGTGCGCATAACGACGCCGTTGACCCAGACCGACCAGCCGGAGCTGGTCGCCGAGCCTGTGGTGATCTCGATCCTGAGGGCCGGCAACGGCCTGTTGGACGGTGTTCTGCAGGTCCTCCCGTCGGCCCGGGTTGGCCACGTGGGCCTCTACCGTGACCATGAGACCCTTGAGGCGGTCGAGTACTACTGCAAGTTCCCGCCGCTGGAGGGCCGGATGGCCATTGTGGTGGACCCCATGCTGGCCACCGGCAACTCGGCCATCGCTGCCCTCGACCGGGTGATGGCCGGAAACCCCTCGGCAATCCGCTTCCTCTGCCTGCTGGCGGCCCCGGAGGGCATCGCCGCCCTCCACGACGCCCATCCGGACGTGGCCATCTGGACCGCAGCGGTCGACGAATGCCTGAACGAGGTGGGATACATCGTCCCGGGCCTCGGAGACGCCGGCGACCGGATCTTCGGGACGACCTGACATCCGGCACCGCCTCCGGTCCCTCGTCCTGCTGCTGGCGGTAGCACTCCTGGCCATACCCGCCACCGGCCACGCTGTCCCCGCATCAGCAGCAGGTGTGGGCACCCCCACAGACACCAGCCTCCCGGAACCCGTCGGCCGGGATCCTGGGGTCGTCTACCTCACGTTCGACGACGGACCCGACCAGATGCTGACACCGCTTCTCCTGGACCTCCTGGACCGGCACGGGGCCCGTGCCTCCTTCTTCCCCCTGGGTCGCAACCTGGAACCCCGCTGGGGGGAGGAGGAGGTCCAGGACCTCCTGAGCCGCGGGCACACGGTCGGCAACCATTCCTGGAACCACCGGCGGATGGCCGACATGCATCCGTGGGCCGTGGCCGCGGACCTGGACAGCACATCGAGCCTGGTCGAGTATTTGGGAGGCTTCCGCCCGAGCTGCTTCCGGGCCCCCTACGGCAACCGAAACGAGGTCGTGGATGCCGTGGCCGGAAGCCTGGGGATGGTCCATGTCGGTTGGACGGCGGACCCCCAGGAGTGGCGGGACCCATGGGTACCGGTGGCGTTGGCCTACCTGGCCAACGAGCGCCACGACGGCTCGGTGGTCCTCCTCCACGACCGCAAGTGGTTGGCCCTGCACATCGTGGCCGAGGTCCTGCCGGCCTTCATTGCCGACGGCTGGCGGTTCGAGGCCCTGCCGGCCTGCCGGCCCGCCGCCGAACGTGAGGCCCGGATCGCCACCCGTGGACCCGGCGACGTCCCCGTTGGCCTCGTGGAACGGGTCTGGCGATCCGGGGGGGTGGTGCACATCAGTGGATGGGCGTTCGACGCCGACGCCCCGGACGGCGGACTGGAGTTGGTCGTGGCCGGGGGCCCCGTCCCTACCGTGCTCGGAGCGACGACCACAGACCATGACTTCCACATCATGGTCGGGGACCATGATCCCGGTGGACCGATCTGCCTCTGGGCCCGCAACGCCGGTCGCTCCCGCCATGACGCCTCGCTGGGCTGCCACCTGCCGGAGCTACCCTGACCGGAACGGGGTTCGGCGGCGCCGCCTCCCTACGCTCTGGAACCATGCGCGAGTTCCCGAACGCACCGGATCCGGTCGAGGCCTCGTCCCTGGCGGCCGTACAACGACGGGTGGCGCGCGGTCTGGGCCTCCTGGCGACGCTCGATGCGGGTCCGAGGCCCGAGGTGCCAGACGAGCCGGTGATCTTCGCCGGCAACCATCGCAGCATGGCGGACCTGTTCATGGCCGCCGCTTCCTTCAGCTCATGGGGTTGGCCGATCCGCCCCCTCGTGGCCGGCTCCTACTTCGACAGGCCAGGTATCGGTGGCCTGCTTCATCGGCTTCGTTGCATACCGGTCCACGGGACGGAGGCCCTGGACATCGCCACCGAGGTGATGGCCGATGGCTGGTCGGTGGCCATCATGCCCGAGGGTCGGGTGGTGCCGGAGGCCCAATGGGCGGCCACCGGCGTCGGTACCGCCCGCCCGGGAATCGGTCGCCTGGCCCTGACCACAGGTCGTCCGGTGGTCGCAGTCGGCGCGAGTGGTACCGAGCGTCTCTGGCCACGGGGCCGGAACCTCCCCCACATCAGACCGTGGCGGCGTTTCCCTCTGGCGCTGCGGTGCGAGGTGCTGGGCGTCATGGAGGCCGAGCAGCCCAGCTTCGCCCTCCAGGAGATCATGGCCGCCATCGCCAGGTGCCTGGCGGTCTCGGATCGGGTGACCGGGCGAATCACCTGAACAGGACGGCGGTCAGGCGTACTCGTGGCCGTGGCCGTGGTCGTCGACCAGGACTAGGCCGCGCGCGTGGTCGTCCAGGACCCGTTCCCCGTAGGCCTGTCGGAGCACGTCGGGGGTCAACACCTCATCGGGCGTTCCGGCTGCCACCAGACGACCGTCTAGCACCAGCACCTGGTCACAGTGCCTAGCCTCGTCGAGGTGGTGGGTGG
The window above is part of the Acidimicrobiales bacterium genome. Proteins encoded here:
- a CDS encoding LysR substrate-binding domain-containing protein; the encoded protein is MKEIDTPATSDLPSIQGLTTFAIVARHHSFSSAADELEVGQSAISHAIRQLERWFGCALFERDHRGISLTEAGRILADGVGAGLTRVHQAVRDVQHLHDGATEVVTISVSTATASGWLMPLLARFKAAHSEIDVRCVTTDSDRNFDTGTVDLFIPVGRARWPGCQRWALMDETVYPVCSPKYADSIGKRPWSLAVLMGAELLTLQERHRSRMRWSEWFRAVGIGVPEGMGEEITNDYTVLLHAAMEGQGVGLGWHHLVDDMVVRGMLVRPVLESVTTDEPMWLNAPAGRTLTSATEALRDWLVAHA
- the upp gene encoding uracil phosphoribosyltransferase, with protein sequence MPELHVVDHPLVAHKLTQMRRDTTSSERFRRLLTETSLLLTYEVTRELALRDVRITTPLTQTDQPELVAEPVVISILRAGNGLLDGVLQVLPSARVGHVGLYRDHETLEAVEYYCKFPPLEGRMAIVVDPMLATGNSAIAALDRVMAGNPSAIRFLCLLAAPEGIAALHDAHPDVAIWTAAVDECLNEVGYIVPGLGDAGDRIFGTT
- a CDS encoding polysaccharide deacetylase family protein — its product is MGTPTDTSLPEPVGRDPGVVYLTFDDGPDQMLTPLLLDLLDRHGARASFFPLGRNLEPRWGEEEVQDLLSRGHTVGNHSWNHRRMADMHPWAVAADLDSTSSLVEYLGGFRPSCFRAPYGNRNEVVDAVAGSLGMVHVGWTADPQEWRDPWVPVALAYLANERHDGSVVLLHDRKWLALHIVAEVLPAFIADGWRFEALPACRPAAEREARIATRGPGDVPVGLVERVWRSGGVVHISGWAFDADAPDGGLELVVAGGPVPTVLGATTTDHDFHIMVGDHDPGGPICLWARNAGRSRHDASLGCHLPELP
- a CDS encoding 1-acyl-sn-glycerol-3-phosphate acyltransferase, translated to MREFPNAPDPVEASSLAAVQRRVARGLGLLATLDAGPRPEVPDEPVIFAGNHRSMADLFMAAASFSSWGWPIRPLVAGSYFDRPGIGGLLHRLRCIPVHGTEALDIATEVMADGWSVAIMPEGRVVPEAQWAATGVGTARPGIGRLALTTGRPVVAVGASGTERLWPRGRNLPHIRPWRRFPLALRCEVLGVMEAEQPSFALQEIMAAIARCLAVSDRVTGRIT